Proteins found in one Campylobacter concisus genomic segment:
- a CDS encoding M48 family metallopeptidase — translation MFYFLLGIYFFYVAAKAILAILQINFIRAEAKKPAVVLEQGEYETAAAAAITNQKFEIAGLLYHAAIFMMWACWGLGAISGHAYKTGDIGDNVFMVMVFLLVSSLLELPLNIYETFVKDKKLGFSNVTPKIFALDLLKTLALTLVFGTLFVWLVLLCIRFLGDFWWFWAFLLSFAIALVINLIYPTLIAPIFNKMQPLEDGELKSRIEGLLARCGFKSSGVFTIDASKRDNRLNAYFGGLGATKRVVLFDTLVKKLSLEEIIAVLGHELGHFKHKDILKMIALSAVMLLAMFLIFGNIPDAVYQALGLHSGGGGTIVFLLLFSPIFGFLFSPVSSYFSRANEFGADKFAGNVSNKTDMISALKKLGSENKAFPKAHPLYAFVYHSHPSLFERINELENEN, via the coding sequence ATGTTTTATTTTTTACTCGGTATTTACTTTTTTTACGTCGCCGCAAAGGCGATTTTGGCGATTTTGCAGATAAATTTTATACGCGCAGAGGCCAAAAAGCCAGCCGTCGTGCTAGAGCAGGGGGAGTATGAAACCGCCGCTGCCGCAGCAATAACTAATCAAAAATTTGAGATAGCAGGCCTACTTTATCACGCCGCGATATTTATGATGTGGGCGTGCTGGGGGCTTGGCGCGATATCGGGGCATGCTTATAAAACGGGAGATATAGGTGACAACGTCTTTATGGTTATGGTATTTTTGCTCGTTTCGTCGCTGCTAGAACTGCCGCTAAATATCTACGAAACCTTCGTCAAAGACAAAAAGCTCGGCTTTTCAAACGTAACGCCTAAAATTTTCGCGCTCGATCTGCTTAAAACGCTCGCGCTGACGCTGGTTTTTGGCACGCTATTTGTGTGGCTGGTGCTGCTTTGCATTAGATTTTTGGGCGATTTTTGGTGGTTTTGGGCGTTTTTGCTTAGCTTTGCCATCGCGCTTGTTATAAATCTCATCTACCCGACGCTTATCGCGCCTATCTTTAACAAAATGCAGCCGCTAGAAGATGGCGAGCTAAAAAGCCGTATAGAAGGGCTTTTAGCGCGGTGCGGGTTTAAAAGTAGCGGCGTTTTTACGATAGACGCCAGCAAGCGCGACAACCGCTTAAACGCCTATTTTGGCGGCCTTGGCGCGACCAAGCGCGTGGTGCTTTTCGACACGCTCGTAAAAAAACTAAGCTTAGAGGAGATAATCGCCGTTTTGGGGCATGAGCTGGGGCACTTTAAGCACAAAGATATCCTAAAAATGATAGCTCTAAGCGCGGTTATGCTTCTTGCGATGTTTTTAATATTCGGCAATATCCCTGACGCAGTGTATCAAGCGCTTGGGCTTCATAGCGGAGGCGGCGGAACGATCGTGTTTTTGCTACTTTTTTCGCCGATTTTCGGATTTTTATTTTCGCCGGTTAGCTCGTATTTTAGCCGCGCGAATGAATTTGGCGCCGATAAATTCGCAGGCAATGTCTCAAACAAAACCGACATGATAAGCGCGCTAAAAAAACTAGGCAGCGAAAACAAGGCCTTCCCGAAGGCTCATCCGCTCTATGCGTTCGTCTATCATTCGCACCCAAGCCTCTTTGAGCGTATAAACGAGCTGGAAAATGAAAATTGA
- the prmC gene encoding peptide chain release factor N(5)-glutamine methyltransferase — protein sequence MKIEEALKEASLRLSPLCQNPSRVAKILLMNYLDVSIEWIFLNQKNEFDESGYFALVKRYENYEPLEYITGKASFYGLDFYMESGVLIPRPETEILVDKVIEISREYNESKIAEIGTGSGIISIMLALKTKANIVATDINEKALILAKKNADKFDVGGRIKFLNCSYVDEILEDIDILVSNPPYIARSYKLSRFVLNEPESALFGGEVGDEILKDIILIAKDRNIKNVACEMGYDQKASMQKFLEANGFEYSFYKDLAGFDRGFCAKLKI from the coding sequence ATGAAAATTGAAGAGGCTCTTAAAGAGGCTAGTTTAAGGCTAAGCCCGCTTTGTCAAAATCCAAGCAGAGTGGCTAAAATTTTGCTTATGAACTATCTTGATGTAAGCATTGAATGGATATTTTTAAATCAAAAAAATGAATTTGATGAGAGCGGCTATTTCGCTCTAGTTAAAAGGTATGAAAACTACGAGCCTCTTGAATATATAACTGGTAAAGCTAGCTTTTATGGGCTTGATTTTTACATGGAAAGCGGAGTGCTTATTCCAAGGCCTGAAACAGAAATTTTAGTGGATAAAGTAATAGAAATTTCACGCGAATATAATGAATCAAAGATCGCAGAAATAGGCACAGGAAGCGGCATTATTAGTATCATGCTAGCTCTAAAAACAAAGGCAAATATCGTAGCGACAGACATTAATGAAAAAGCTTTGATACTTGCTAAAAAAAATGCAGATAAATTTGATGTAGGTGGGAGGATCAAATTTTTAAACTGCTCTTATGTGGATGAAATTTTAGAAGATATTGATATTTTGGTTTCAAATCCACCATATATTGCAAGAAGCTATAAACTTAGTAGATTTGTACTAAATGAGCCAGAAAGTGCACTCTTTGGAGGCGAAGTAGGAGATGAAATCTTAAAAGACATTATTCTCATAGCCAAAGATCGCAATATCAAAAACGTTGCTTGTGAGATGGGTTATGATCAAAAAGCAAGTATGCAAAAATTCTTAGAGGCCAATGGTTTTGAGTATAGTTTTTACAAAGATTTGGCTGGCTTTGATAGAGGCTTTTGCGCGAAGTTAAAAATATAA
- the cysK gene encoding cysteine synthase A: protein MIYDNIVKTIGNTPIVKIKTGADEAEIYVKLEFFNPGGSVKDRIAFNMITKMLADGTLKHGDTIVEPTSGNTGIGVAMCGAALGFKVILCMPESMSIERRKIVAAYGAQLELTPASGGMKAAIARATELAAQPNHIMLSQFENKYNPQAHELTTAAEIVADFSKLDAFVAGVGTGGTISGVAKILKEKGYDTKIIAVEPEASPVLSGGNPGPHKIQGIGAGFLPNTMNMSLVSEVEKVSNDDALNAARAIAKSDGLMIGISGGAAYVAAKRVAKRLGAGKKVLFIAPDNGERYLSTELYGA from the coding sequence ATGATTTACGATAACATCGTTAAAACGATTGGTAATACACCTATTGTAAAGATAAAGACAGGTGCTGATGAAGCCGAAATTTACGTAAAACTAGAGTTTTTTAACCCAGGTGGCTCTGTAAAAGATAGGATTGCATTTAATATGATAACTAAGATGCTAGCTGACGGTACGCTAAAACATGGTGATACTATCGTTGAGCCAACGAGCGGAAATACTGGCATTGGTGTAGCGATGTGCGGTGCTGCACTTGGTTTTAAAGTGATACTTTGCATGCCAGAGAGCATGAGTATCGAAAGACGCAAAATAGTGGCTGCTTATGGCGCACAGCTTGAGCTTACTCCTGCGTCTGGTGGTATGAAAGCAGCGATCGCAAGAGCTACAGAGCTAGCAGCTCAGCCAAATCATATAATGCTAAGCCAGTTTGAAAACAAGTATAACCCACAAGCTCACGAACTAACAACAGCTGCTGAGATCGTGGCTGATTTTAGTAAGCTTGATGCCTTTGTAGCTGGCGTTGGTACAGGTGGCACAATAAGTGGCGTAGCAAAAATTTTAAAAGAAAAGGGCTATGATACTAAGATCATCGCAGTTGAGCCTGAAGCATCGCCGGTTTTAAGTGGTGGTAACCCAGGACCGCATAAAATTCAAGGCATTGGAGCCGGATTTTTACCAAATACTATGAATATGAGCCTAGTTAGTGAAGTAGAAAAAGTAAGCAACGATGATGCGCTAAACGCAGCTAGAGCAATCGCTAAAAGTGATGGACTCATGATAGGTATAAGCGGTGGTGCTGCTTACGTGGCTGCAAAAAGAGTAGCTAAAAGACTTGGTGCTGGCAAAAAAGTACTTTTCATAGCTCCAGATAATGGCGAAAGATACTTAAGTACAGAGCTTTACGGAGCATAA
- a CDS encoding 3'-5' exonuclease — MKPKKQRLENSIEILARQNLSYHEFILRFSDIEEISSLIDVRDLDMWRTLGLDITRNEENEIELGTRFRDISEQEFCVVDIETTGGTTSGQIIEIGAIKMKNGIEIGRFESFVAADVVPENITELTGIKASDLVGAPNLLNVLERFKIFLGTSVFIAHNVNFDYGFISHSLNEIGLGMLLNRKLCTIDLSRRTIASQKYGLGSLKELLGINNTHHRALNDAIAAAEIFKVCLTRLPFSIQTTEDLINFSKTAPSVKLKPEPVLCAN, encoded by the coding sequence TTGAAACCAAAAAAACAGCGTTTAGAAAATAGCATTGAAATTTTAGCTAGGCAAAATTTAAGCTATCATGAGTTTATTTTAAGATTTAGTGATATTGAAGAAATTTCATCACTCATTGACGTGCGCGATCTTGATATGTGGCGAACTCTTGGGCTTGACATCACTAGAAATGAAGAGAATGAGATCGAGCTTGGCACGAGATTTAGAGATATTAGCGAGCAGGAATTTTGTGTGGTTGATATCGAAACGACTGGTGGTACAACGAGCGGACAGATCATTGAAATCGGTGCAATCAAAATGAAAAATGGCATTGAGATAGGGCGTTTTGAAAGCTTTGTGGCAGCTGATGTGGTGCCTGAAAATATCACCGAGCTAACCGGCATAAAGGCGAGCGATCTAGTTGGTGCGCCAAATTTACTAAATGTACTTGAGCGGTTTAAAATTTTTCTTGGAACTAGCGTCTTTATCGCTCATAACGTAAATTTTGACTATGGCTTTATCTCTCACAGCCTAAATGAGATCGGTCTTGGCATGTTGCTAAATAGAAAGCTTTGTACCATCGATCTTAGTCGCCGCACTATTGCTTCGCAAAAATACGGACTTGGCTCACTAAAAGAGCTTCTTGGCATAAACAATACCCACCACAGAGCATTAAACGACGCAATAGCTGCGGCTGAAATTTTTAAAGTCTGCCTCACACGCCTGCCTTTTAGTATCCAAACGACAGAGGATCTCATAAACTTTAGCAAAACAGCTCCAAGCGTGAAGCTAAAACCTGAACCAGTTTTGTGTGCGAATTAG
- a CDS encoding sodium-dependent transporter yields MDRKSWSSRLTYILAVAGATVGFGATWRFPYLVGQNGGGAYVLVFCIAMIVIGIPMILAENAIGRRLKCNAVDAFGGSINGKKISKKWQIVGWMGLVGAFGIMAYYMVIGGWVLNYIAQISFGLLDLSHVVSFEETSAFYEQNIVSNPLAISFATLVFVLVNYAILVQGAVGGIERSAKFLMPLLFILMLIMIAKNITLDGAIEGVKFYLTPNFSKINLKLFVDVLGQVFFALSLGFGVMITLSSFVKKDEGLVKISIITGILNTVIAVLAGFMIFPSLFSYGVSPDSGPSLVFKSLPIVFSHMPFGGFFAVAFFTLLMIAALTTSLPIYEVIITTLQEKFKIKRKKAIFLVLGGIFVLGNLPSLMATNILSHVSIFGKNIFDAYDAISATIFFVFTSFGCAIFVGWVLKDDAKKEILQGSEKHAKLINIWFWYIKFVVPFIILVLFISSFYDNFLK; encoded by the coding sequence ATGGATAGAAAATCTTGGAGTTCAAGGCTCACATACATTTTAGCTGTTGCAGGAGCTACGGTTGGCTTTGGTGCGACGTGGCGTTTTCCGTATTTAGTCGGGCAAAACGGCGGCGGTGCCTATGTACTCGTGTTTTGTATCGCGATGATCGTGATCGGCATACCGATGATTTTAGCCGAAAACGCGATCGGCAGACGCCTAAAATGCAACGCCGTGGATGCTTTTGGCGGATCGATAAATGGTAAAAAGATCAGCAAAAAGTGGCAGATCGTTGGCTGGATGGGACTTGTCGGTGCTTTTGGCATCATGGCTTACTACATGGTTATTGGTGGCTGGGTGCTAAACTACATCGCCCAAATTTCATTTGGTTTGCTTGATCTCTCGCATGTGGTTAGTTTTGAGGAGACAAGTGCGTTTTATGAGCAAAATATCGTAAGCAATCCACTTGCTATCAGCTTTGCGACTCTTGTTTTTGTGCTGGTTAATTACGCTATTTTGGTGCAGGGTGCGGTCGGCGGTATCGAGCGATCAGCGAAATTTTTAATGCCACTACTTTTTATTTTAATGCTTATTATGATCGCTAAAAATATCACGCTTGATGGTGCAATAGAAGGCGTAAAATTTTACTTGACACCTAACTTTTCAAAGATAAATTTAAAGCTTTTTGTTGATGTTTTGGGGCAGGTATTTTTTGCGCTCTCGCTTGGTTTTGGTGTGATGATCACGCTTTCTAGCTTTGTGAAAAAGGATGAGGGTTTGGTTAAAATTTCTATCATTACAGGCATTTTAAATACGGTAATCGCTGTGCTTGCAGGCTTTATGATATTTCCTTCTCTTTTTAGCTACGGCGTATCGCCAGATAGTGGCCCAAGTTTGGTATTTAAATCACTACCAATTGTTTTTTCTCACATGCCATTTGGTGGTTTTTTTGCGGTTGCGTTTTTTACACTATTAATGATCGCTGCACTTACAACATCGCTACCAATATATGAAGTAATAATCACGACACTTCAAGAAAAATTTAAGATAAAACGCAAGAAAGCAATATTTTTAGTCCTTGGAGGTATATTTGTTTTAGGAAATTTGCCTTCGCTGATGGCCACAAATATACTAAGTCACGTAAGCATTTTTGGTAAGAATATTTTTGATGCATATGATGCAATAAGCGCAACGATATTTTTTGTATTTACATCATTTGGTTGTGCAATATTCGTAGGTTGGGTGCTAAAAGATGATGCAAAAAAAGAGATTTTGCAAGGTAGTGAAAAACATGCAAAACTAATAAATATCTGGTTTTGGTATATCAAATTCGTCGTACCGTTTATCATTTTGGTGCTTTTTATTAGCTCGTTTTACGATAATTTTTTAAAATAG
- a CDS encoding anti-sigma factor antagonist, which yields MKLTFNGSMAIIRPFGFLEAENVPLKLSEKYINQISSRDISAILLSLKNVTFFSPVWLGRIIENLSEEAQKLGVVFAICDYNEIFYELMMKTVKNISNISMFESENIASLFLNKFLNNADKVFIYNSTEQYKHYLANYLKNRSLDVVEARDATEFNKKKNLYSYAVSQLNHVRLKQNQIDTFIKDGVVVYAIKSFMDSDFIEDFDMSAHDIMLKIGYKFFILWVNISGALNIRGAKFLIKLASISKRSGAFISLCGINEANLSIELVTYLKDANIFIYKNLNDFYKDDTIFYLKKRDFDAEPVDINKSVAQISSYVTQIASKIISQLAEEEILCVDTKVSALDIEDECDYLRICVQYYGDIYARVLFGVKKDKLDKICSIFMPEGDDSNDYLSGYSQIFSIITDKFLTHLWQKGIKAKVSLPKILSDDVFFDHNSIGIMNRLDAKDDEIGFIFVTK from the coding sequence ATGAAATTAACTTTTAATGGTTCTATGGCAATTATAAGGCCTTTTGGTTTTTTGGAAGCAGAGAATGTTCCGTTAAAATTAAGTGAAAAATATATAAACCAAATTTCATCGCGCGACATCAGCGCTATACTGCTCTCACTAAAAAATGTTACATTTTTTAGCCCCGTTTGGCTTGGTAGAATAATTGAAAATTTAAGCGAAGAAGCGCAAAAGCTTGGCGTGGTATTTGCGATTTGCGATTACAATGAAATTTTTTATGAATTGATGATGAAAACAGTTAAGAATATTTCAAATATTTCGATGTTTGAAAGTGAAAACATTGCAAGCTTGTTTTTAAATAAATTTCTAAATAACGCAGATAAAGTTTTCATTTATAACTCAACTGAGCAGTACAAGCACTATTTAGCTAATTATCTCAAAAATCGCTCACTTGATGTGGTTGAGGCTAGAGATGCAACCGAGTTTAATAAAAAAAAGAATTTATATAGTTATGCAGTGTCACAGCTAAATCATGTGAGATTAAAGCAAAATCAGATAGATACTTTTATAAAAGATGGTGTCGTTGTTTATGCCATAAAAAGTTTTATGGATTCAGATTTTATTGAAGATTTTGATATGTCAGCTCATGATATTATGCTAAAAATCGGATATAAATTTTTTATTTTATGGGTAAATATTTCTGGTGCTTTAAATATAAGAGGCGCAAAATTTCTAATCAAACTTGCTAGCATTAGCAAAAGATCAGGTGCATTTATTTCGCTTTGTGGCATAAACGAAGCAAATTTATCTATCGAATTAGTAACGTACCTTAAAGATGCAAATATATTTATCTATAAAAATTTAAATGACTTTTACAAAGATGACACCATTTTTTATCTTAAAAAAAGAGACTTTGATGCAGAGCCAGTAGATATCAACAAGAGTGTGGCTCAAATTTCATCTTATGTGACGCAAATCGCGAGCAAAATTATCTCACAGTTAGCAGAAGAAGAAATTTTGTGTGTTGATACCAAAGTTAGTGCGCTTGACATAGAGGATGAATGCGATTACTTGCGTATTTGTGTTCAGTATTATGGCGATATTTATGCAAGAGTGCTATTTGGAGTAAAAAAAGATAAATTAGACAAAATTTGCTCTATTTTTATGCCTGAAGGCGATGATTCAAATGATTATTTAAGTGGATATTCTCAAATTTTTAGTATCATTACAGATAAATTTTTGACTCATCTTTGGCAAAAAGGCATAAAAGCAAAAGTTAGCTTGCCTAAAATTTTATCTGATGATGTTTTTTTTGATCACAATAGTATAGGTATTATGAATAGGCTAGATGCAAAAGATGACGAAATTGGCTTTATATTTGTAACTAAATAA
- a CDS encoding potassium channel family protein, whose protein sequence is MSFLSRLLKFLNWSNSTKPEISLDTELYEQLKPFRFPLISVVLLLLFGTLGYVLIDNFSLIDAFYQAGMTFTTVGFTEVAPITPKGRIFTITFILIGFIIFTLSIGIVVEVLKRGTLISILKERRMLYRIARLKNHFVICYHNLYTIELSAQFRENHIPFVVVDDREDIAELAQIYKYPYFIKAQPHTQIAFLKTHLSSAKGLITLSSNIADNIALIASVRLYEKEIGRRKPYHIITNAETEDDTQRLKKLGADNVVSPSRLVAQRLSAMSVRPDMENLLEQFLYTKNSPIDIEEILVPDYSWIRFKRLKETHLRNITNADIVGIRDINNNFVPMPNGDTLVGTGSKLLVIGTVDGIRLTKRVVKSKHKPEEFKYV, encoded by the coding sequence ATGTCTTTTCTCTCAAGACTTTTAAAATTCCTCAACTGGTCAAACTCTACAAAGCCAGAAATAAGCCTAGATACTGAGCTTTACGAACAATTAAAACCTTTTAGATTTCCACTAATTTCAGTCGTATTACTGTTGCTTTTTGGAACATTAGGTTATGTCTTAATAGATAATTTCTCACTAATAGATGCCTTTTACCAAGCTGGTATGACTTTTACAACAGTTGGTTTTACCGAAGTTGCTCCAATAACTCCAAAGGGCAGAATTTTTACTATCACATTTATACTTATTGGTTTTATTATATTTACACTATCGATTGGTATTGTGGTTGAGGTTTTAAAAAGAGGTACATTAATTAGCATTTTAAAGGAACGACGCATGCTTTATAGGATCGCAAGACTAAAAAATCACTTCGTTATTTGTTATCACAATCTATACACAATCGAACTTAGTGCTCAATTTCGCGAAAATCATATACCTTTTGTAGTGGTCGATGATAGAGAAGATATCGCAGAGCTAGCTCAAATTTATAAATATCCATATTTCATAAAAGCTCAGCCACACACACAAATTGCCTTTTTGAAAACACATCTATCAAGCGCAAAAGGACTTATAACTCTTAGCTCAAATATTGCTGATAATATCGCCCTTATAGCATCTGTAAGACTTTATGAAAAAGAGATAGGTCGCAGAAAGCCTTATCATATCATCACAAATGCAGAGACAGAAGACGATACGCAAAGATTAAAAAAATTAGGCGCTGACAATGTAGTAAGCCCATCTCGCTTAGTCGCGCAGCGGTTAAGTGCTATGAGCGTAAGGCCGGACATGGAAAATTTATTAGAGCAGTTTTTGTATACAAAAAATTCACCTATCGATATAGAAGAAATTCTTGTTCCTGATTACTCTTGGATAAGATTTAAAAGACTAAAAGAGACTCATCTGCGAAATATCACAAATGCGGATATAGTAGGTATTAGAGATATAAATAATAATTTTGTACCAATGCCAAATGGTGACACATTAGTAGGAACAGGATCAAAGCTTTTAGTCATCGGTACCGTTGATGGAATACGTCTAACCAAGCGCGTTGTAAAAAGCAAACACAAACCTGAAGAATTTAAATACGTATAA
- a CDS encoding threonine/serine ThrE exporter family protein, whose product MNAKPDIQVLTNFLAEYTSAMVSAGTYTARVEKCVDRIAKHYGYDVSVTIFVKYFTISVMDSADNSLRRTYVKKIPLGQVSFNRISELSSLSWRILDENLSLEKAKEQFEGVMRIGANKFTSSLILISLANAAFCRLFGGDAGSVACVFFATLVGYSLRFALAKMGVNLKIQYVLVSFVVSFIAYLGVFYGFTHTSDVAIGSSILFLMPGVFLINSVFDILNDNTLVGISRAVSTGILILCIAVGVYITLSLSNAEILHV is encoded by the coding sequence ATGAACGCAAAGCCTGATATTCAAGTCTTAACAAATTTTCTAGCCGAATACACGAGTGCGATGGTGAGTGCTGGCACCTACACAGCGCGCGTAGAAAAGTGCGTAGATCGCATAGCTAAACACTACGGCTACGACGTTAGCGTGACGATTTTCGTGAAGTATTTTACGATTAGCGTCATGGACTCGGCCGACAACTCCCTGCGCCGAACCTACGTGAAAAAGATCCCGCTAGGGCAGGTGAGCTTTAACCGTATTTCCGAGCTTTCGTCGCTTAGCTGGCGGATTTTGGATGAAAATTTGAGCTTAGAGAAGGCAAAAGAGCAGTTTGAGGGCGTCATGCGCATCGGGGCAAATAAATTTACAAGCTCGCTTATTTTAATAAGCCTTGCAAATGCGGCGTTTTGCAGGCTTTTTGGCGGCGATGCGGGCTCGGTAGCTTGCGTATTTTTTGCGACGCTCGTGGGCTATAGCCTTAGATTTGCACTTGCTAAAATGGGCGTAAATTTAAAAATCCAGTACGTCCTAGTTTCGTTCGTGGTCTCGTTTATCGCCTATCTTGGCGTATTTTACGGCTTTACGCACACTAGCGACGTGGCGATCGGCTCGTCGATACTCTTTTTGATGCCGGGCGTTTTTCTCATAAACTCGGTCTTTGACATCCTAAACGACAACACGCTTGTAGGCATCAGCAGAGCCGTGAGCACGGGCATCCTGATACTTTGCATCGCGGTGGGCGTCTATATCACGCTCTCGCTTAGCAATGCGGAGATTTTACATGTTTGA
- a CDS encoding DUF4149 domain-containing protein, with amino-acid sequence MRGVYFLLLAVLIGAELTLGILVAPVIFFPQNIIGDGILTHFMSGQMMTKIFLKFNYILLFVSIVVMIGELFDLRKKLIFSLKFSMLMLAFLNLALAFSFVFFFTPFIVYAQNLGVDATQTAEFAKMHSASEYVMKIMLVLQIILFFVKFKISQNERKA; translated from the coding sequence TTGAGAGGAGTTTATTTTTTGCTTTTGGCAGTACTTATAGGAGCTGAGCTAACGCTTGGTATTTTAGTGGCGCCAGTCATATTTTTTCCGCAGAACATCATAGGAGATGGCATACTTACGCATTTTATGAGCGGTCAAATGATGACAAAGATATTTTTGAAATTTAATTATATTTTGCTTTTTGTAAGCATAGTTGTAATGATTGGTGAGCTATTTGATCTTAGAAAAAAGCTTATTTTTTCACTAAAATTTAGCATGTTAATGCTTGCTTTTTTAAATTTGGCTTTAGCTTTTAGCTTTGTATTTTTCTTTACGCCTTTTATAGTTTACGCTCAGAATTTGGGGGTCGATGCGACGCAGACGGCTGAATTTGCCAAAATGCATAGCGCGAGTGAATATGTGATGAAAATCATGCTTGTTTTACAAATCATTTTATTTTTTGTGAAATTTAAGATTAGCCAAAATGAACGCAAAGCCTGA
- the rpe gene encoding ribulose-phosphate 3-epimerase — MYVAPSILSADFGNLAAEIRAICEAGCDLVHVDVMDGHFVPNLTIGPVVVNAVAKAATKPLDIHLMVENNSFFADLFLPLKPKFLTFHIEEEKHPMRLIDHIRKNDVSPGIVLNPHTPVSAIEHIIDEVDMVLLMSVNPGFGGQKFMPVVLEKTRALRELIERKNAKCLIEVDGGVNGLNAPDLEEAGADILVAGNYIFSSNSYEQAIRAIKLEF; from the coding sequence ATGTACGTTGCACCTAGTATTTTATCGGCTGATTTTGGAAATTTGGCAGCTGAGATAAGAGCCATTTGCGAGGCTGGGTGCGATCTGGTGCATGTTGATGTTATGGATGGGCATTTTGTGCCAAATTTAACCATCGGACCAGTTGTGGTAAATGCCGTTGCAAAGGCAGCTACAAAGCCACTTGATATACATTTGATGGTTGAAAATAACTCGTTTTTTGCCGACCTTTTCTTACCACTAAAGCCAAAATTTCTAACCTTTCACATCGAAGAAGAGAAGCACCCAATGAGACTCATTGATCACATCAGGAAAAATGACGTTAGCCCTGGCATCGTGCTAAATCCGCATACGCCAGTTAGTGCGATCGAGCATATCATTGATGAAGTCGATATGGTGCTTTTAATGAGTGTAAATCCTGGCTTTGGCGGTCAGAAATTTATGCCAGTCGTGCTTGAAAAAACAAGGGCGCTAAGAGAGCTGATAGAACGAAAAAACGCCAAGTGTCTGATCGAAGTAGATGGCGGCGTAAACGGACTAAATGCGCCTGATCTTGAAGAGGCTGGAGCTGATATCTTGGTGGCTGGCAACTACATCTTCTCATCAAATTCTTACGAACAAGCCATTCGCGCCATAAAGCTTGAGTTTTGA
- the rpmB gene encoding 50S ribosomal protein L28 — protein sequence MSKRCAITGKGPMIGNNVSHANNKTKRRFLPNLRTIRVTLEDGTTRKIKVAASTLRTMKKQSN from the coding sequence ATGTCAAAAAGATGTGCGATAACAGGCAAAGGACCGATGATAGGCAACAATGTGAGCCATGCTAACAATAAAACTAAAAGAAGATTCTTGCCAAATCTTAGAACGATTCGTGTTACACTAGAAGATGGTACTACAAGAAAGATAAAAGTTGCTGCTTCTACTCTAAGAACGATGAAGAAACAATCAAACTAA
- a CDS encoding YdcH family protein, with product MLHEYTDLINELKKTDARFATLCKKHDELNKKIDENLAKPSELDGLKKEKLKLKDEIYAQILKYKEQK from the coding sequence ATGTTACATGAATATACAGACCTTATAAATGAGCTAAAGAAAACCGATGCTCGTTTTGCTACTCTTTGCAAAAAACATGATGAGCTAAATAAAAAAATAGATGAGAATCTAGCAAAACCATCAGAGCTTGATGGTTTAAAGAAAGAAAAATTAAAACTAAAAGATGAAATTTATGCTCAAATTTTAAAATACAAAGAGCAAAAATAA
- the epsC gene encoding serine O-acetyltransferase EpsC, protein MWESLKELVQTVREKDPSVHKCCFLAILINTPGIHAVLFHKISHFLYKKEHFFLARLISQITRFLTGIEIHPGAKIGRRFFIDHGMGVVIGETAEIGDDVMMYHQVTLGGTGKECGKRHPTVKNGVTIAAGAKILGAITIGENAKIGANSVVLKNVPANATVVGIPARIVRVNGTKFEPEFII, encoded by the coding sequence ATGTGGGAGAGTCTAAAGGAGCTAGTTCAAACTGTTCGTGAAAAAGACCCATCGGTACATAAGTGTTGCTTTTTGGCAATACTTATAAACACTCCTGGTATTCATGCGGTTTTGTTTCATAAAATTTCTCATTTTCTATATAAAAAAGAGCATTTTTTTCTAGCTAGGCTCATCTCGCAAATTACAAGATTTTTAACAGGCATCGAGATCCACCCAGGCGCAAAGATCGGTAGGAGATTTTTCATAGATCATGGTATGGGTGTGGTTATCGGTGAGACAGCAGAGATAGGTGATGATGTGATGATGTATCATCAAGTAACACTTGGAGGCACTGGAAAAGAGTGTGGCAAAAGACATCCGACTGTAAAAAATGGCGTGACTATTGCAGCTGGCGCGAAAATACTAGGTGCCATAACGATCGGCGAAAATGCCAAGATCGGCGCAAACTCGGTCGTGCTAAAAAATGTCCCAGCAAACGCGACAGTCGTTGGTATACCAGCAAGAATAGTTCGAGTAAATGGGACAAAATTTGAACCAGAATTTATTATCTAA